In Odontesthes bonariensis isolate fOdoBon6 chromosome 6, fOdoBon6.hap1, whole genome shotgun sequence, one genomic interval encodes:
- the acacb gene encoding acetyl-CoA carboxylase 2 isoform X4 yields MSGHHLVKKGREYRKMDLQRDFTVASPAEFVTRFGGTRVIEKVLIANNGIAAVKCMRSIRRWSYEMFRNERTIRFVVMVTPEDLKANAEYIKMADHYVPVPGGTNNNNYANVELIVDIAKRIPVQAVWAGWGHASENPKLPELLNKAGISFLGPSSKAMWALGDKVASSIVAQSADIPTLPWSGSGLRVEWAEEDQRRGKIISVPPEVYKKGCVHDVDNGLTGAEQIGYPVVIKASEGGGGKGIRKVENSEDFPSFFRQVQTEIPGSPIFIMQLAQHARHLEVQILADEYGNAISLFGRDCSIQRRHQKIIEEAPATVAAPSTLEQMEEYAVRMAKMVGYVSAGTVEYLYSEDGSFHFLELNPRLQVEHPCTEMIGDVNLPAAQLQIAMGIPLHRIKDIRLLYGESPWGDTIINFETPDCIPSPRGHVIAARITSENPDEGFKPSSGTVQELNFRSSKNVWGYFSVGATGGLHEFADSQFGHCFSWGENREEAISNMVVAMKELSIRGDFRTTVEYLIKLLETESFRNSDIDTGWLDHLIAEKVQAERPDTMLGIVCGALHVADASFRKSMSDYLHSLERGQVLPAASLFNCVSVDLIYEGVKFCTKVARQSPTTYVVMMNGSNIEIDVHRLSDGGLLLCYDGSSHTTYMKEEVDSYRITVGNKTCVFEKEKDPTVLRSPSAGKLLQYVVEDGGHIFAGDTYAEIEVMKMVMTLTVLQSGCIHFVKRPGAVLQPGCLVAHIALDDPSSIHRVELNTATLPPQQPLPMVGEKLHQVFHSVLENLVKVMDGYCLEEPYFSSKLKEWVATLMKTLRDPSLPLLELQEIMTSVAGRIPPSVEKDIRKVMAQYASNITSVLCQFPSQRIANILDSHAATLQRKADREVFFMNTQSIVQLVQRYRSGIRGYMKSVVLDLLKRYLQVEMQFQQAHYDKCVINLREQHKPDMSPVLDYIFSHAQVSKKNILVTMLIDQLCGRDPTLADELMTILNELTELNKMENSKVALRARQVLIASHLPSYELRHNQVESIFLSAIDMYGHQFCPENLKKLILSETSIFDVLPNFFYHSNQVVCMAALEVYVRRAYIAYELNSIQHHQLLDGTCAVDFQFMLPSSHPNRGSSPTLNRLPVPISVSGQSKMRRQSSELFMDGALSPPCQRMGAMVAFQCFDDFRRDFDEVLSSFAEPLLERASFVESCSSFYEEEIIKNTRENPIHIINVSIKTADTEDDDALVKTFTAFAQSKKVILFEYGIRRITFLIAQKREFPKFFTFRARDGFKEDRIYRNLEPALAFQLELNRMRNFDLKAVPCANHKMHLYLGAARVQEGAEVTDYRYFIRAIIRHSDLITKEASFEYLQNEGERLLLEAMDELEVAFSNTSVRTDCNHIFLNFVPTVIMDPSKIEESVRSMVMRYGSRLWKLRVLQAELKINIRLTPTGNAIPIRLFLTNESGYYLDISLYKEVTDPSSRQIMFQSYGDKQGPLHGMLINTPYVTKDLLQAKRFQAQTLGTTYVYDFPEMFRQALVKQWGRGDKFPKDMLMCTELVLDQEGRLVQLNRQPGDNNVGIVAFKMKMKTPEYPEGRDIIVICNDITHMIGSFGPQEDELFLRASELARSEGIPRIYIAANSGARIGLAEEVKHMFQVAWIDPTDPYKGFKYLYLTPQDYTRISSSNSVHCHHVEEGGESRYIITDIIGNDDGIGVENLRGSGTIAGESSQAYEEIITISMVTCRAIGIGAYLVRLGQRVIQVENSHIILTGAGALNKVLGREVYTSNNQLGGVQIMHNNGVTHTTVPDDFDGVFTILQWLSYMPKNKHSPVPVIATADPVDREIEFTPTKAPYDPRWMLAGRPHPTVKGGWQSGFFDHGSFMEIMGSWAQTVVVGRARLGGIPLGVIAVETRTVEVTIPADPANLDSESKVLQQAGQVWFPDSAFKTAQAICDFDREHLPLMVFANWRGFSGGMKDMYDQVLKFGAYIVDALHGFHQPVLVYIPPQAELRGGSWVVIDPTINPLCMELYADRESRGGVLEAEGTVEIKFRRKDLLKTMRRLDSVYTSLVEQLASPELSDKQGRELEAKLKAREEFLLPIYHQVAVQFVDLHDTPGRMQEKGVITDILDWKNARTFFYWRLRRLLLEQVVKCEIVQANKDLSDGHIQSMLRRWFVETEGTVQAYLWDDNQAVVEWLEKHLSKEDGTRSAIRENIKYLERENALKHIRSLVQANPDVAMDCIIHMSQNITPSQKAKLSHLLATMDSANTS; encoded by the exons ATGTCTGGTCATCACTTGGTGAAAAAAGGACGTGAATACAGAAAGATGGATCTACAGAGGGACTTCACGGTGGCTTCTCCTGCCGAGTTTGTCACACGATTTGGTGGCACCCGTGTCATAGAAAAA GTGCTGATAGCTAATAATGGCATTGCTGCAGTCAAATGTATGCGCTCTATCCGCCGCTGGTCCTATGAAATGTTTCGCAATGAGAGGACCATCCGCTTTGTGGTCATGGTAACCCCcgaagacttgaaagctaatgCAG AATACATTAAAATGGCCGACCATTATGTGCCTGTGCCTGGTGGCACCAACAATAACAACTATGCCAACGTAGAGCTGATAGTAGACATCGCTAAAAGAATCCCAGTGCAG GCTGTGTGGGCTGGTTGGGGCCATGCATCTGAGAACCCTAAACTGCCTGAACTCCTGAACAAAGCAGGGATATCATTCTTGg GGCCATCCAGTAAAGCCATGTGGGCTTTAGGAGATAAGGTGGCTTCTTCCATTGTGGCCCAGAGTGCTGACATTCCCACACTGCCATGGAGTGGATCAG GTCTGAGAGTGGAGTGGGCTGAAGAGGACCAAAGACGGGGCAAAATAATCAGTGTTCCTCCAGAGGTGTACAAAAAGGGCTGTGTTCATGATGTAGATAATGGTCTCACA GGAGCAGAGCAAATTGGTTATCCAGTTGTTATCAAGGCCTCTGAGGGTGGAGGTGGAAAGGGTATCAGGAAGGTTGAAAATTCAGAGGATTTCCCAAGTTTTTTCAGACAG GTTCAGACGGAGATACCCGGATCACCCATCTTCATCATGCAACTGGCTCAGCATGCGAGACACCTTGAGGTGCAGATACTGGCTGATGAGTATGGAAATGCTATCTCTCTGTTTGGACGAGACTGCTCCATCCAGAGAAGGCACCAGAAGATCATAGAGGAGGCTCCTGCCACCGTAGCTGCTCCTTCAACACTTGAGCAAATGGAGGAG TATGCTGTTCGAATGGCCAAGATGGTGGGCTATGTCAGTGCAGGCACTGTGGAGTACCTCTACTCAGAAGACGGAAGCTTTCACTTCCTGGAGCTGAATCCTCGCTTGCAGGTGGAACATCCATGTACAGAGATGATTGGAGATGTAAACCTACCAGCTGCCCAACTTCag ATTGCGATGGGCATCCCCCTTCATAGAATTAAAGACATACGATTGCTTTATGGAGAAAGTCCATGGGGCGACACCATCATCAACTTTGAGACTCCAGACTGCATTCCAAGTCCAAGAGGACACGTCATAGCTGCTCGGATCACCAGTGAGAATCCTGATGAG GGGTTCAAGCCCAGCTCTGGCACCGTGCAGGAGCTGAACTTCCGCAGCAGTAAAAACGTCTGGGGTTATTTCAGTGTGGGGGCGACTGGCGGCCTCCATGAATTTGCAGATTCCCAGTTTGGACACTGTTTCTCATGGGGGGAGAATCGTGAAGAGGCCATTTC GAACATGGTGGTGGCTATGAAGGAGCTGTCCATTAGAGGAGATTTCAGGACAACTGTTGAATACCTCATTAAATTACTAGAGACGGAAAGCTTCAGAAACAGTGACATTGACACCGGCTGGTTGGACCATCTCATTGCAGAGAAAGTGCAG GCAGAGAGACCAGACACCATGTTGGGAATCGTCTGTGGGGCTTTGCATGTTGCTGATGCCAGCTTCAGAAAGAGCATGTCGGACTACCTCCATTCACTGGAAAG AGGCCAGGTGCTACCTGCAGCCAGTCTTTTCAACTGTGTCAGTGTGGACCTGATATATGAAGGAGTCAAATTCTGTACGAAG GTGGCCCGGCAATCTCCAACAACTTATGTTGTCATGATGAATGGCTCCAACATTGAAATAGACGTCCACCGGTTGAGTGATGGCGGCCTACTGCTGTGCTACGATGGCAGCAGCCACACCACCTACATGAAGGAGGAGGTAGACAG CTACCGCATTACTGTTGGCAACAAGACTTGTGTGTTCGAGAAGGAGAAGGATCCCACGGTGCTAAGGTCGCCCTCTGCTGGCAAACTTCTGCAGTATGTGGTTGAGGATGGTGGTCATATTTTTGCAGGAGACACTTATGCAGAGATTGAG GTGATGAAGATGGTTATGACTCTGACTGTGCTGCAGTCGGGTTGTATACACTTTGTAAAGAGGCCGGGGGCAGTTCTGCAGCCTGGCTGTCTGGTAGCACATATAGCCCTGGATGACCCCAGCAGTATACACAGG GTGGAACTCAACACAGCCACACTTCCACCCCAGCAACCGCTGCCAATGGTCGGGGAGAAGCTTCACCAGGTGTTCCACAGTGTGCTCGAAAATCTAGTCAAAGTGATGGATGGGTACTGCCTTGAAGAGCCCTACTTTAGCAGCAAG CTAAAAGAATGGGTGGCCACCCTGATGAAAACTCTAAGGGATCCCTCGTTGCCGCTGCTTGAACTCCAGGAGATCATGACCAGCGTGGCGGGTCGTATTCCACCGAGCGTTGAGAAAGATATCCGTAAAGTTATGGCTCAGTATGCGAGCAACATCACGTCTGTCCTCTGCCAGTTCCCCAGCCAAAGG atTGCAAACATTTTAGACAGCCATGCAGCAACGTTACAGAGGAAGGCTGATCGGGAGGTCTTCTTCATGAACACTCAGAGTATCGTGCAGTTAGTGCAGAG ATACCGCAGTGGAATCCGTGGTTACATGAAATCTGTGGTTCTTGATCTGCTGAAGCGCTACCTGCAGGTAGAGATGCAGTTTCAACAAG CTCACTATGATAAGTGTGTCATCAACCTGAGAGAGCAGCACAAGCCTGACATGAGTCCTGTGCTCGACTACATCTTCTCTCACGCCCAGGTGTCCAAGAAGAACATCCTGGTCACAATGCTCATT GACCAACTGTGTGGACGTGATCCCACCCTGGCAGATGAGCTTATGACTATCCTGAATGAACTCACCGAGCTGAACAAGATGGAGAACTCAAAGGTGGCCTTGAGAGCCCGACAG GTTTTGATTGCCTCACATTTACCATCATATGAACTGAGACACAACCAGGTGGagtccatcttcctctctgccATTGACATGTATGGCCACCAGTTCTGCCCAGAAAACTTGAAG AAACTAATTCTCTCAGAAACCTCAATTTTTGACGTTTTGCCCAACTTCTTCTATCACTCCAATCAAGTCGTATGCATGGCTGCTTTGGAG GTGTATGTTCGCAGAGCTTACATTGCCTATGAGCTGAATAGCATTCAGCATCACCAGCTGCTAGATGGCACGTGCGCAGTAGACTTCCAGTTTATGTTGCCGTCATCGCATCCAAACAG AGGGAGCAGCCCTACTCTGAACAG GCTTCCGGTGCCCATAAGTGTATCAGGTCAGTCTAAGATGAGGCGGCAGAGCAGTGAGCTCTTCATGGATGGGGCCCTGTCTCCACCCTGCCAGCGCATGGGAGCCATGGTGGCTTTCCAGTGTTTTGACGACTTCAGAAG GGATTTCGATGAAGTTCTATCCAGTTTTGCAGAACCGCTCTTGGAGAGGGCTTCGTTTGTAGAGTCCTGCTCAAGTTTCTATGAAGAGGAGATCATAAAG AACACAAGGGAGAACCCGATCCACATCATTAACGTGTCCATAAAAACAGCAGACACGGAAGACGACGATGCCTTGGTCAAAACCTTCACTGCATTCGCTCAGTCAAAG AAAGTCATCCTTTTTGAGTATGGAATAAGGAGGATCACATTTTTGATTGCACAGAAG AGAGAATTTCCCAAGTTCTTCACCTTCAGAGCTCGGGATGGG TTCAAGGAGGACCGTATATACCGAAATCTGGAACCAGCTCTAGCGTTTCAGCTGGAGCTCAATCGAATGAGGAACTTTGATCTGAAAGCTGTTCCATGTGCCAACCACAAGATGCACCTCTACCTGGGAGCCGCTCGGGTCCAGGAGGGTGCTGAAGTTACGGACTACCGCTACTTCATTCGAGCAATCATCCGCCATTCAGATCTCATCACTAag GAAGCTTCTTTTGAATACCTTCAAAATGAAGGCGAACGTCTGCTGTTGGAAGCCATGGATGAACTGGAGGTGGCCTTCAGTAACACCAGTGTCCGCACAGATTGCAATCACATTTTCCTCAACTTCGTCCCCACTGTCATCATGGACCCCTCTAAA ATAGAGGAGTCAGTCCGCTCCATGGTCATGCGTTACGGCAGTCGTCTTTGGAAGCTGCGGGTTCTGCAAGCCGAGCTAAAGATCAACATTCGTCTGACACCGACTGGGAATGCCATTCCTATCCGCCTGTTTCTTACTAATGAATCTGGCTATTATTTGGACATCAGTCTGTACAAAGAAGTCACTGACCCAAGTTCGAGACAG ATCATGTTCCAGTCATATGGAGACAAGCAGGGTCCTTTGCATGGCATGCTGATCAACACTCCCTATGTAACCAAAGACCTGCTGCAGGCCAAACGCTTCCAGGCACAAACTCTGGGCACTACATACGTGTATGACTTCCCTGAGATGTTCAGACAG GCATTAGTCAAGCAGTGGGGTCGTGGGGACAAATTCCCAAAGGATATGCTGATGTGCACTGAGCTCGTTCTGGACCAAGAAGGCCGACTTGTGCAGCTGAACCGCCAGCCTGGAGACAATAAC GTCGGAATTGTTGCCTtcaagatgaagatgaagactCCAGAGTACCCAGAGGGCAGAGACATTATAGTCATCTGTAATGACATCACTCACATGATCGGCTCCTTCGGTCCTCAGGAGGATGAGCTGTTTCTCAGGGCATCTGAGCTGGCTCGGTCTGAGGGCATCCCCCGCATTTACATTGCAGCCAACAGTGGAGCTCGTATTGGACTCGCCGAAGAGGTCAAACACATGTTCCAGGTCGCCTGGATAGACCCCACCGATCCCTACAAG GGATTCAAATACCTTTACCTGACACCACAGGACTACACTCGTATCAGCTCCTCCAATTCTGTTCACTGTCATCATGTAGAAGAAGGAGGAGAGTCAAG GTACATCATCACTGACATCATTGGGAATGATGACGGTATCGGTGTTGAGAACCTGCGAGGTTCAGGCACCATTGCAGGAGAATCTTCTCAGGCCTATGAAGAGATTATTACAATCAGTATG GTGACATGTCGCGCGATCGGAATCGGAGCCTACCTTGTTCGTTTGGGACAGCGAGTGATCCAGGTGGAGAACTCTCACATTATCCTGACTGGAGCAGGAGCTCTTAACAAG GTTCTGGGCAGGGAAGTCTACACCTCCAACAACCAGCTGGGTGGCGTTCAGATCATGCACAATAATGGAGTCACACACACCACTGTGCCCGATGACTTTGACGGAGTCTTTACCATCCTGCAGTGGCTCTCATACATGCCAAAG AACAAACACTCCCCTGTGCCTGTGATAGCCACTGCAGACCCTGTAGACAGAGAGATAGAATTTACTCCCACTAAAGCCCCGTATGACCCCCGCTGGATGCTAGCCGGCAGACCTCACCCCA CGGTGAAAGGTGGCTGGCAGAGTGGATTCTTTGACCACGGCTCTTTCATGGAGATCATGGGGTCTTGGGCTCAGACTGTGGTAGTAGGCAGAGCGAG GTTAGGAGGAATCCCTCTTGGCGTCATTGCTGTTGAAACACGCACAGTTGAGGTCACGATCCCTGCAGATCCCGCAAACCTGGATTCGGAATCTAAA GTTCTGCAGCAGGCTGGCCAGGTGTGGTTTCCAGATTCTGCTTTTAAAACGGCTCAGGCAATTTGTGACTTTGACCGTGAACATCTGCCTCTCATGGTTTTTGCCAACTGGAGGGGCTTCTCTGGGGGCATGAAAG ATATGTATGACCAGGTATTGAAGTTTGGGGCCTATATTGTGGATGCCCTGCATGGTTTCCACCagccagtattggtttacatccCACCACAGGCTGAGCTGAGAGGGGGGTCCTGGGTAGTGATAGATCCTACCATCAACCCACTGTGTATGGAGCTCTATGCTGACAGGGAGAGCAG AGGTGGTGTGCTGGAGGCTGAGGGCACAGTGGAGATCAAATTCAGGAGGAAGGACCTGCTGAAGACCATGAGAAGACTAGATTCAGTCTATACTAGTCTAGTTGAGCAGCTTG CTTCCCCAGAGCTGTCTGACAAACAAGGCAGAGAATTGGAGGCAAAGCTCAAAGCCAGGGAGGAATTCCTGTTGCCCATCTACCACCAGGTGGCAGTGCAGTTTGTGGACCTCCATGATACCCCTGGCAGGATGCAAGAGAAAGGGGTCATCACA GATATCTTGGATTGGAAGAATGCACGGACCTTCTTCTACTGGCGTCTGCGTCGTCTCCTGTTGGAGCAGGTGGTGAAGTGTGAGATTGTGCAGGCCAACAAGGATCTTAGTGATGGACACATACAGTCAATGCTGCGGCGATGGTTTGTTGAAACCGAGGGAACAGTCCAG GCTTACCTTTGGGATGATAACCAAGCAGTAGTGGAGTGGCTTGAGAAGCATTTATCCAAGGAGGATGGCACCCGATCGGCCATCCGAGAGAATATTAAGTACCTGGAAAGAGAAAACGCTTTGAAGCACATTCGCAG CCTGGTGCAAGCCAAtcctgacgtagccatggactGCATCATCCACATGAGCCAGAACATTACTCCCTCCCAGAAGGCCAAGTTGTCGCATCTGCTGGCGACTATGGACAGCGCCAACACCAGTTAA